The Polyangium aurulentum genomic interval GGCGTCGGCGTTCGTAATGCCAGGGCGGATCGGCCCTCACCCGTGGCGGCTCCAGTCGTCGCTGGGGCCGAACAGGCGGACGTCGGTGTCCTTTTCGTACGGCATGCCCTTCGGCATGTGGAGGACCTCCATCTGCATTCCCCATGGCGTCTGGAAGTAGACCCATCGATCGCCGGCGATCGGGCCGTCGATGATGGTCTCGGGCTCGTCGAGCACCTTCACGCCCGGGATCGACCGGAGGTATGCGACGGCGGCGTCCACGTCCTCGACGTGGATCGCGAGGTGGTGGCCGCCCCAGTCGCTGTTGCGCGGCAGCGCCTGCCGCTGGTCGGGCGACGCGTACTCGAACAGCTCGAGGTTGGTGACCGGCCCGAGGCGCAGCATCGCGATGCGCGTCGATGCCCTCGGGTGCACGTCGAGCTTTCGGTTCATCCAGTCGCCCTCCCGGTCCTCCACGGGACCTATCCGGTAGAGCAGCTCGGCCCCGATGACATCGACGAAGAAGCCGACCGCCTGATCGAGGTCGGGGACGGTATAGGCGACGTGGTGGACGTTGCGCGCGCCGGGAATGCCCTTGGATGGGTGATTCATGATGAAATGCTCCTTTGGTGTCGTTTGCTGCAGGGGTCGTCAAAGTCGCCCTGCGTATTCCTGGTTGGGGATGGCGCTCATCAGCGACAGGCCGCCGTCGACCGTGATCGAGACGCCCGTGATGTAGGCGGCGTCCGGCTCGGCGAGGTGCGCGATCAGCGCCGCGACCTCGCGAGAGCGCCCCGGCCGCCCGACGGGGATCCCCGGCCGCTCGATGGTCGCCGCGTCGCGATCCTCGGGGACCCCGTTCATCGGGGTGGCGGTCTCGCCAGGGCTGACTGCATTGACGGTGATGCCGTGCGCGGCGAGCTCGAGGGCCATCACCTTCGTCAGCATGCCCAGCGCGCCCTTGGAGGCGCAATAGGCAGAGCCTCCGCGGATGGGGATCATCTCGTGCACCGACGTCACGTTCACGATGCGGCCGCCCCGCCCCTGGGCGACCATGCGGCGCGCCGCCACCTGCGCGCAAAGGAATGGCCCCGTGGCGTTGACGGTGAAGATGCGCTGCCAGTCCCCCAGCGTCTCGTCGAGGATCGCGGCGCGACGATTGACCCCCGCGTTGTTGACGAGGACGTCGACCCCGCCGAGCTCGATGGCCGCCCGCTCCACGCCGTCCGCGGCGGCCAATGGATCCGCCAGGTCCACGCGGAAGGGCATTCCG includes:
- a CDS encoding VOC family protein gives rise to the protein MNHPSKGIPGARNVHHVAYTVPDLDQAVGFFVDVIGAELLYRIGPVEDREGDWMNRKLDVHPRASTRIAMLRLGPVTNLELFEYASPDQRQALPRNSDWGGHHLAIHVEDVDAAVAYLRSIPGVKVLDEPETIIDGPIAGDRWVYFQTPWGMQMEVLHMPKGMPYEKDTDVRLFGPSDDWSRHG
- a CDS encoding SDR family oxidoreductase → MSQRIAIITGASSGIGKATAIALAEKGFAVGLGYNTNFEGARRVAVEVQSRGGIGMPFRVDLADPLAAADGVERAAIELGGVDVLVNNAGVNRRAAILDETLGDWQRIFTVNATGPFLCAQVAARRMVAQGRGGRIVNVTSVHEMIPIRGGSAYCASKGALGMLTKVMALELAAHGITVNAVSPGETATPMNGVPEDRDAATIERPGIPVGRPGRSREVAALIAHLAEPDAAYITGVSITVDGGLSLMSAIPNQEYAGRL